A DNA window from Bradyrhizobium barranii subsp. barranii contains the following coding sequences:
- a CDS encoding tripartite tricarboxylate transporter substrate-binding protein: MQGLWAGLRGHVIVICALIRSAAWAVPAGAQPFPSRPITLVVPFAAGGPTDTLARILSERIAAQLHTTVVVENVAGASGSIAGARVARATPDGTMITIGHWGTHVLNGAIFKLPYDVIADFEPVATIAMGTQLIVGRKSLEANNLKEMIAWLKASPGKATAGTAGAGTGAHVAGVFFKEKTGTDFQFVPYRGAGPAMIDLVAGQIDIMFDQASNSLPQYKNGAIKAFAVTSPTRLASAPDIPTVDEAGLPGLYISYWHGIWAPKNTPKEIVTKLNAAIVAVLADPVVKQRFAELGQEIPPADQQSPSALGAFQKAETEKWWPIVKAADIKPE, from the coding sequence ATGCAGGGGCTGTGGGCCGGACTACGCGGTCATGTGATCGTCATTTGCGCGTTGATCAGATCCGCGGCGTGGGCCGTACCGGCGGGCGCCCAGCCGTTCCCGTCGCGCCCGATCACCCTCGTGGTGCCGTTCGCGGCGGGCGGCCCGACCGACACGCTGGCGCGGATCCTGTCCGAGCGGATCGCCGCTCAGCTGCACACAACCGTCGTGGTCGAGAACGTGGCCGGTGCCTCCGGCAGCATTGCGGGCGCCCGCGTCGCGCGCGCGACGCCTGACGGCACGATGATCACGATCGGCCATTGGGGCACGCATGTGCTGAACGGCGCGATCTTCAAGCTGCCCTATGATGTGATCGCCGATTTCGAGCCGGTCGCGACGATCGCGATGGGAACGCAGCTGATCGTCGGCCGGAAGTCGCTCGAGGCCAACAATCTGAAAGAGATGATTGCGTGGCTGAAGGCCAGCCCCGGCAAGGCGACTGCTGGCACGGCTGGTGCCGGCACGGGCGCGCACGTCGCAGGCGTCTTCTTCAAGGAGAAGACCGGCACCGATTTCCAGTTCGTGCCTTATCGCGGCGCCGGACCCGCCATGATCGATCTCGTCGCAGGCCAGATCGACATCATGTTCGATCAGGCCTCGAACTCGCTGCCGCAATACAAGAACGGCGCGATCAAGGCGTTCGCAGTGACGTCGCCGACGCGGCTCGCGTCCGCGCCTGATATCCCGACCGTCGACGAGGCGGGCCTGCCCGGTCTCTACATCTCCTACTGGCACGGCATCTGGGCACCGAAGAACACGCCGAAGGAGATCGTCACAAAGCTCAACGCGGCCATCGTCGCGGTGCTTGCCGATCCCGTTGTCAAGCAGCGTTTCGCCGAATTGGGGCAGGAGATTCCGCCTGCCGACCAGCAATCGCCTTCGGCGCTCGGCGCATTCCAGAAGGCGGAGACCGAGAAATGGTGGCCGATCGTGAAGGCCGCCGACATCAAGCCCGAGTAG
- a CDS encoding M56 family metallopeptidase encodes MIATLAEAALRSFVLGGVVWFGLNLFRVRNPHVHMTAWVVVLLASLAMPFVMHWPTLTITRMPLPVSVPDDFLPADISMLEAPQPALPIPPGAAVVAPAKAAVSINWWLVATIVYAGVAGALLLRLAIGLCLTWRLARAARPMSGPQLIDADVRVSREVGGPVTFGSTILVPPQFSGWDAKRRLAVLAHEGAHVANRDFYVLLLASLNRAMFWFSPFSWWQLVRLAELAEIISDAEAIEVIDDRWSYAEILLDVATSVNPRPVELAMARVSTVRARVERIIAAAAMPVAVGWRKRLWIAAAIIPAVIVSAGMIAYRTPDPVPVAADTGEVPAQHYRPFVNFYAMGPASVFAIFREGDDLYGQLTGQRRLRLTVGSDGTAAYAASSGEITFPLDAERRSSELTLRMNGRDIRAVRVAEMPTAAVDPASLDQYVGWYRIAPNRVLTLRRDGDDLWLRETGQGATQVLAEGADAFSFRGDHLLIFLRDEQSKVARVLVQSAMFGARLAPRVDAAVAQAVEADFTRRLAEVPDRFREQVPVAGGKEMILRGIEDLRAGTPNYDRMSAPLAAKVHRQLNEMREAFQALGVVESIFFRGVGPGGYDIYGAKFENGTAEFRLMIEPDGKAGDVIFRPDGNDELGGIVPCSEEARVRGHAGTSPIRIMVYNEMGDDIQVFNLDADGNRRMQSTVRPNVSWASTTTVNNPWVIADKSGRCLEVLLPGRQTRFHNVEASNIGARPGRAARRAVPIANGEEMLRRYIDGVGKGQPDYERMTSEVADITRQQLPFDQAILARLGALRAVSFRGVTALDSDIYVAQFANGSAEWRIGVRNGTITKIALGPNF; translated from the coding sequence ATGATCGCAACTCTGGCTGAGGCGGCGCTACGCTCCTTCGTGCTGGGAGGCGTCGTCTGGTTCGGTCTCAACCTGTTTCGCGTGCGCAATCCGCACGTTCACATGACGGCGTGGGTCGTCGTGCTGCTGGCATCGCTGGCGATGCCCTTCGTGATGCATTGGCCGACGCTGACGATCACCCGGATGCCTCTGCCGGTATCCGTGCCGGATGATTTCCTGCCGGCCGACATCTCGATGCTGGAGGCCCCGCAACCGGCGCTGCCGATTCCGCCGGGCGCGGCTGTCGTGGCGCCGGCAAAAGCTGCTGTATCGATCAATTGGTGGCTGGTCGCCACCATCGTCTATGCCGGCGTCGCCGGCGCGTTGCTGCTGCGGCTGGCCATCGGTCTCTGCCTGACCTGGCGTCTGGCACGCGCGGCAAGGCCGATGAGCGGCCCGCAGCTGATCGACGCCGACGTGCGCGTCAGCCGCGAGGTCGGCGGTCCCGTCACGTTCGGCTCGACCATTCTGGTGCCGCCGCAGTTCTCCGGCTGGGATGCGAAGAGGCGCCTCGCGGTGCTTGCGCATGAGGGCGCGCACGTCGCCAATCGCGATTTCTATGTCCTGCTGCTCGCCTCGCTCAACCGTGCAATGTTCTGGTTCAGTCCGTTCTCGTGGTGGCAGCTCGTGCGCCTTGCCGAGCTCGCCGAGATCATCAGCGACGCCGAGGCGATCGAAGTCATCGACGACCGCTGGTCCTATGCCGAAATCCTGCTCGATGTTGCAACCAGCGTAAATCCGCGGCCGGTGGAGCTCGCAATGGCGCGGGTATCGACCGTGCGCGCACGCGTCGAGCGCATCATCGCGGCCGCCGCCATGCCCGTCGCGGTCGGCTGGCGCAAGCGGCTGTGGATCGCAGCCGCGATCATTCCGGCTGTGATCGTGTCCGCCGGCATGATCGCCTATCGCACCCCGGATCCCGTGCCCGTCGCCGCGGATACCGGCGAGGTGCCGGCCCAGCATTACCGCCCCTTCGTCAATTTCTACGCCATGGGTCCTGCCTCGGTGTTCGCCATCTTCCGCGAGGGCGACGACCTCTACGGCCAGCTCACCGGACAGCGCAGGCTGCGCCTGACGGTTGGCAGTGACGGCACCGCGGCCTACGCGGCCTCGTCCGGCGAGATCACGTTCCCGCTCGATGCGGAGCGCCGCTCCTCCGAGCTGACGCTGCGCATGAACGGCCGCGATATCCGCGCGGTTCGCGTCGCCGAGATGCCGACCGCGGCCGTCGATCCCGCATCGCTCGATCAATATGTCGGCTGGTACAGGATCGCGCCGAACCGCGTGCTCACGCTGCGGCGTGACGGCGATGATCTCTGGTTGCGTGAGACGGGACAGGGCGCAACGCAGGTCCTCGCCGAGGGCGCTGACGCCTTCTCCTTCCGCGGCGACCATCTCTTGATCTTCCTGCGCGACGAGCAGTCGAAGGTTGCACGCGTGCTGGTGCAGAGCGCGATGTTCGGCGCTCGCCTCGCGCCTCGCGTCGATGCGGCGGTGGCGCAGGCGGTCGAGGCGGACTTCACGCGCCGCCTTGCGGAAGTTCCTGACAGGTTCAGGGAGCAAGTCCCGGTCGCGGGCGGCAAGGAGATGATCTTGCGCGGGATCGAAGACCTGCGCGCCGGAACGCCGAACTACGATCGCATGAGCGCGCCGCTCGCGGCCAAGGTCCACCGGCAGCTCAATGAAATGCGCGAGGCCTTCCAGGCGCTCGGCGTGGTGGAATCGATCTTCTTCCGCGGCGTCGGCCCTGGCGGCTATGACATCTATGGCGCGAAGTTCGAGAACGGCACGGCCGAATTCCGCCTGATGATCGAGCCCGACGGCAAGGCCGGCGACGTGATCTTCCGGCCCGACGGCAATGACGAGCTCGGCGGTATCGTGCCTTGCTCGGAGGAAGCGCGCGTGCGTGGCCACGCCGGCACTTCGCCGATCAGGATCATGGTCTATAACGAGATGGGCGACGACATCCAGGTCTTCAATCTCGACGCCGATGGCAATCGCAGGATGCAGAGCACCGTCAGGCCCAACGTGTCCTGGGCGTCCACGACCACCGTGAACAATCCCTGGGTGATTGCAGACAAGTCTGGGCGGTGCCTCGAGGTCCTGCTGCCGGGGCGGCAGACCCGCTTCCACAATGTCGAAGCGTCGAACATCGGCGCGCGGCCGGGGCGCGCGGCGCGCCGCGCCGTTCCGATCGCCAATGGCGAGGAGATGCTGCGCCGCTACATCGATGGCGTCGGCAAGGGCCAGCCGGACTACGAGCGCATGACGTCGGAGGTGGCCGACATCACGCGTCAGCAGCTTCCGTTCGACCAGGCGATCCTGGCGCGGCTCGGCGCATTGCGCGCGGTTTCGTTCCGTGGCGTCACCGCGCTCGACAGCGACATCTATGTCGCCCAGTTCGCCAACGGCTCGGCGGAATGGCGCATCGGCGTCAGGAACGGCACGATCACGAAGATCGCGCTCGGACCCAATTTCTAG
- a CDS encoding mechanosensitive ion channel domain-containing protein, protein MSHKLAPAFLAALFIAISSLSTVRAEPPAANRAAALSPEEAKRALETLQDDKKRAQMIDTLRVIANVPGQQQPVPAAPEQKSPIPLSADGLGAQLLLTVSEEIGEISREIADVARTLTHFPAFYYWIVRTANDPVAYNLLIEIAWKLALVLGCAIAAEWVIFRAIRRPVAFLEGRVPQTARLPAQVLPFADPPSSVADVTPAPELHKRRHSLARVWQLLLRLPFVLGRLLLELLPVFVFIGVATALLGTEIGDPATVRLVILAVVNAYAFSRGLICVVRALAGPFGLVPVRAETAAYIEIWARRIVGVGVSGIAFANVALLLGLHRAGYAALLRMVLLVVHLFVVVIILQCRRQVAEAIRAPAERQGIAARLRNRIAGGWHYLAIALDLALWAVWALNIRNGYSLLLQYFVGTVVVALITRVAIMVTLSLIDRGFRIKPEILQRFPGLEIRANRYLPLLRKIVSSMIAFIGFVAVLEVWGVDAIVWFYGGQIGGRLISAVATIGIAVLIAAAIWEASNALLDRQINTLSRDGHYARAARLRTFQPMLRTALLCLIATVVGLTALSEIGVNVAPLLAGAGIVGIAIGFGSQKLVQDLITGLFLLLENTVQVGDSVSVSGLTGVVENVSIRTIRLRAGDGAVHIVPFSAVTTITNASRGAGNASVSVNVAYKEDTDRAGQILKDIVEEMRREPEFRAAIRGDLELWGIDKVDGAMVSIVGQIRCTEAGRWPVQREFNRRMKLRFQQNGIEVASPVQTILMQIAPPADGAANLAPRRAAG, encoded by the coding sequence GTGTCGCACAAGCTTGCCCCGGCGTTCCTCGCCGCTCTCTTCATCGCGATCTCATCTCTTTCCACCGTTCGCGCCGAGCCGCCGGCCGCCAATAGGGCCGCCGCACTGTCGCCGGAGGAAGCCAAGCGGGCGCTGGAGACGCTCCAGGACGACAAAAAACGTGCGCAGATGATCGATACGCTGCGCGTGATCGCGAATGTGCCCGGTCAGCAGCAGCCCGTGCCCGCCGCGCCCGAGCAGAAATCGCCGATCCCGCTCTCGGCCGACGGCCTTGGCGCACAGCTCCTGCTCACGGTGTCGGAAGAGATCGGCGAGATCTCGCGCGAGATCGCCGACGTGGCGCGGACGCTGACGCATTTCCCCGCCTTCTATTACTGGATCGTACGGACCGCCAACGATCCCGTCGCCTACAACCTCCTGATCGAGATCGCGTGGAAGCTCGCGCTGGTGCTCGGCTGCGCCATTGCAGCGGAGTGGGTGATCTTCCGCGCGATCCGGCGGCCCGTTGCCTTCCTGGAAGGACGCGTCCCGCAAACCGCGCGCCTGCCGGCGCAGGTGCTGCCCTTCGCCGATCCGCCGTCATCGGTCGCCGATGTCACGCCTGCGCCCGAACTGCACAAGCGCCGCCACAGTCTCGCACGTGTCTGGCAATTGCTGCTGCGGCTGCCCTTCGTGCTCGGGCGTCTCCTGCTCGAGCTGCTCCCCGTGTTCGTCTTCATCGGCGTCGCAACCGCACTGCTCGGCACGGAGATCGGCGATCCCGCAACCGTTCGCCTCGTGATCCTCGCCGTCGTCAATGCCTACGCGTTCTCGCGCGGGCTCATCTGCGTCGTCCGCGCGCTGGCGGGGCCGTTTGGCCTGGTTCCGGTTCGGGCAGAAACTGCGGCCTATATCGAGATCTGGGCGCGGCGCATCGTCGGCGTCGGCGTCTCCGGCATCGCCTTCGCCAATGTGGCGCTGCTGCTCGGCCTGCATCGTGCCGGCTATGCCGCGCTGCTGCGCATGGTGTTGCTGGTCGTGCATCTCTTCGTCGTCGTCATCATCCTGCAATGCCGCCGCCAGGTCGCCGAAGCCATCCGCGCGCCGGCGGAGCGGCAGGGGATCGCGGCGCGACTGCGCAACCGCATTGCCGGCGGCTGGCACTATCTCGCCATCGCGCTCGACCTCGCGCTGTGGGCGGTCTGGGCGCTCAACATCCGCAATGGCTATTCGCTGCTGCTGCAATATTTCGTCGGCACCGTCGTGGTCGCGCTGATCACGCGCGTCGCCATCATGGTGACGCTGAGCCTGATCGACCGCGGCTTCCGCATCAAGCCGGAGATCCTCCAGCGCTTTCCGGGCCTCGAGATCCGCGCCAACCGCTATCTGCCGCTGCTGCGCAAGATCGTATCCAGCATGATCGCGTTCATCGGCTTCGTGGCCGTGCTCGAAGTCTGGGGCGTCGACGCCATCGTCTGGTTCTATGGAGGCCAGATCGGCGGCCGGCTGATTTCGGCGGTGGCGACCATCGGCATCGCCGTGCTCATTGCTGCCGCCATCTGGGAAGCCAGCAACGCGCTGCTGGACCGCCAGATCAATACGCTGTCACGCGACGGGCACTACGCCCGCGCGGCGCGCCTGCGCACCTTCCAGCCGATGCTGCGAACGGCGCTGCTCTGCCTGATCGCCACCGTCGTCGGCCTTACCGCGCTGAGCGAGATCGGCGTCAATGTCGCGCCGCTGCTGGCCGGCGCCGGCATCGTCGGCATCGCCATCGGCTTCGGCTCGCAGAAGCTGGTGCAGGATCTCATCACCGGCCTGTTCCTGCTGCTGGAGAACACGGTCCAGGTCGGCGATAGCGTCAGCGTCTCGGGGCTGACCGGCGTGGTCGAGAACGTCTCGATCCGCACCATTCGTCTGCGCGCCGGCGACGGCGCCGTGCACATCGTGCCGTTCAGCGCGGTCACGACCATCACCAATGCCAGCCGCGGCGCCGGCAATGCATCCGTCAGCGTCAATGTCGCCTACAAGGAAGACACCGACCGCGCCGGCCAGATCCTCAAGGACATCGTCGAGGAGATGCGCCGCGAGCCGGAGTTTCGCGCGGCAATTCGCGGCGACCTCGAACTGTGGGGCATCGACAAGGTCGATGGTGCCATGGTGTCGATCGTCGGCCAGATCCGCTGCACGGAGGCCGGCCGCTGGCCGGTCCAGCGCGAATTCAACCGCCGCATGAAGCTGCGTTTCCAGCAGAACGGCATCGAGGTCGCGTCCCCGGTCCAGACCATCCTGATGCAGATCGCGCCGCCGGCTGATGGCGCCGCCAATCTGGCCCCGCGGCGGGCGGCTGGTTAG
- a CDS encoding BlaI/MecI/CopY family transcriptional regulator, which translates to MDDRLPELGDLEHEVMQLVWAHGPVTAEVVRERLSRRLKESTVRTVLRRLEEKGYARHTVDGRTYVYHAAEERARVAAKAVQRIVDWFCNGSMEEVLVGMVDNAMLDQQQLRTLADQVAKAKKARGVKKE; encoded by the coding sequence ATGGACGATCGTTTGCCCGAACTGGGCGACCTCGAGCACGAGGTCATGCAATTGGTTTGGGCCCATGGTCCCGTTACGGCCGAGGTCGTGCGCGAGCGGCTGTCGCGGCGTCTGAAGGAATCGACCGTCCGCACGGTGCTGCGCCGGCTGGAAGAAAAGGGCTATGCTCGGCACACCGTGGACGGACGCACCTATGTCTACCACGCTGCAGAAGAGCGCGCGCGGGTCGCGGCCAAGGCGGTGCAGCGTATCGTCGACTGGTTCTGCAACGGCTCGATGGAGGAAGTCCTCGTCGGCATGGTGGACAATGCGATGCTCGACCAGCAGCAGCTGCGTACACTGGCCGACCAGGTGGCCAAGGCGAAGAAGGCGAGGGGAGTGAAGAAAGAATGA
- a CDS encoding NAD-dependent malic enzyme: MTLLRDPLLNKGTAFTEAERDALGLRGLLPPCVLTMETQVERVLTNLRTLPTDLEKYVALNALHDRNEALFFRVVVDNIDEIQPIIYTPTVGLACQKYGLIFQRPRGMFISSRDRGQIAEILKNWPYPAKLIVVTDGERILGLGDLGANGMGIPVGKLSLYSACAGVHPEHCLPIVLDVGTNNEELLNDPYYLGLRERRLTGEAYDSFVDEFMQAARKTFPGVLIQFEDFANHSAFKLLHKYRDEACVFNDDIQGTAAVALAGLFSALRVNGGKLRDQRILFLGAGEAATGIADLVVSAMMAEGISEAEALRRNWLVDSRGLVVGGRDGLSGHKLRYAHAGQAPIAEFLSAIKTLKPTAIIGVAAVGGAFTPEVLKAMAALNEQPIVFALSNPTSKAECSAEDAYRYTEGRALFACGSPYDPVTLNGRTFVPRQGNNSYIFPGVGLGVIASRSRLVTDEMFMAAAHTLADCVGKEDLAQGSLYPALPRIREVSARIAVAVADVAYQRGLADGPAPNDVKGLIQSQMYEPKY, translated from the coding sequence ATGACGCTGCTGCGCGATCCCTTGCTCAACAAGGGCACCGCCTTCACGGAAGCGGAGCGCGACGCGCTCGGCCTGCGCGGCCTGCTGCCGCCTTGCGTGCTGACGATGGAGACCCAGGTCGAGCGCGTGCTGACCAATCTGCGCACGCTGCCGACGGACCTTGAAAAATACGTCGCGCTGAATGCGCTGCATGACCGCAACGAGGCGCTGTTCTTCCGCGTCGTCGTCGACAATATCGACGAGATCCAGCCGATCATCTACACGCCGACGGTCGGGCTCGCCTGCCAGAAATACGGCCTGATCTTCCAGCGGCCGCGCGGTATGTTCATCTCATCGCGCGATCGCGGCCAGATCGCCGAGATCCTGAAGAACTGGCCCTATCCGGCCAAGCTGATCGTCGTGACCGATGGCGAACGCATCCTCGGGCTGGGCGATCTCGGCGCCAATGGCATGGGCATCCCGGTCGGAAAGCTCTCGCTCTATTCCGCCTGCGCCGGCGTGCATCCCGAGCATTGCCTGCCGATCGTGCTCGACGTCGGCACCAACAACGAAGAGCTCTTGAACGATCCCTATTATCTCGGTTTGCGCGAGCGGCGGCTCACCGGCGAGGCCTATGATAGCTTCGTTGACGAGTTCATGCAGGCCGCGCGAAAGACGTTTCCGGGCGTGCTGATCCAGTTCGAGGATTTCGCCAATCACTCGGCGTTCAAGCTGCTGCACAAATATCGGGACGAGGCCTGCGTCTTCAACGACGACATCCAGGGCACCGCGGCCGTGGCACTCGCCGGCCTGTTCTCGGCGCTGCGCGTCAATGGCGGCAAGCTCAGGGATCAGCGCATCCTGTTCCTCGGTGCGGGCGAGGCGGCAACCGGCATCGCCGATCTCGTCGTCTCCGCCATGATGGCGGAGGGGATTTCCGAGGCGGAAGCTCTCCGGCGCAACTGGCTGGTGGATTCCCGCGGCCTCGTCGTCGGCGGCCGTGACGGCCTCTCGGGCCATAAGCTGCGCTATGCCCATGCCGGCCAGGCGCCGATCGCCGAGTTCCTCTCCGCGATCAAGACGCTGAAGCCGACGGCGATCATCGGTGTCGCCGCGGTCGGCGGCGCCTTCACGCCCGAGGTGCTCAAGGCGATGGCCGCGCTCAACGAGCAGCCGATCGTGTTCGCGCTCTCCAACCCGACCTCGAAGGCGGAATGCTCGGCCGAGGATGCCTACCGCTATACCGAGGGCCGCGCACTGTTCGCCTGCGGCAGTCCCTATGATCCGGTGACGCTCAACGGCCGCACCTTCGTGCCGCGCCAGGGCAACAACTCTTACATCTTCCCCGGCGTCGGCCTCGGCGTCATCGCCAGCCGCTCGCGCCTGGTGACGGACGAGATGTTCATGGCGGCCGCCCATACGCTCGCTGATTGCGTCGGCAAGGAGGACCTCGCGCAGGGCAGCCTCTATCCGGCGCTCCCTCGCATTCGCGAGGTCTCGGCCCGCATCGCCGTTGCGGTGGCAGACGTCGCCTACCAGCGCGGTCTCGCCGACGGACCCGCACCCAACGACGTGAAGGGCCTGATCCAGTCCCAGATGTACGAGCCGAAGTACTGA